A genome region from Dickeya dadantii NCPPB 898 includes the following:
- a CDS encoding alkylhydroperoxidase domain protein, whose product MTQSTSDMLDTLAEIAPDSPLAQARATRDAATRHAQGSYEALFSHTEDGNLPLALRFFIAEKVSGWHQNTRLQHFYAQRLADFPAPTPNAALDRALEHAERLTHQPVAAQPEQLQALQQAGWSGDDIVTLSQLVAFVSFQSRLLHGYRLLVGHAEDPALSVPAAVAGRWHTQPQTHSGKTAPDAFTQAELGWEPWIPAKPLAAFTADEQAILARFGHTDSDYFRLLGRNLPVLEQRTLTDKGIFYTSGGLPRKDRELAAAVVSKVNGCIYCASVHARKASQLSKQDGAVQRLLDVPPGGDLAAGQDARWQTIITFAARLSTTPSQTNAQDLARLREQGLDTLEILDLIQSTAFFAWANRLMLTLGEPFWPLR is encoded by the coding sequence ATGACACAGTCAACATCCGACATGTTGGATACACTGGCGGAAATCGCCCCGGATTCACCGCTGGCGCAAGCCAGAGCCACCCGCGATGCCGCCACCCGTCACGCGCAGGGCAGTTATGAAGCGCTGTTCAGCCACACTGAGGACGGTAACCTGCCGTTGGCGCTGCGCTTTTTCATCGCCGAAAAGGTCAGCGGCTGGCATCAGAACACGCGGTTACAGCACTTTTACGCCCAACGGCTGGCGGACTTTCCGGCCCCGACGCCCAATGCGGCGCTGGACCGGGCGCTGGAACATGCCGAACGCCTGACCCACCAGCCGGTGGCGGCGCAACCGGAGCAACTGCAGGCGCTGCAACAGGCCGGTTGGTCGGGGGATGATATCGTCACCCTGTCGCAGTTAGTGGCGTTTGTCAGTTTTCAAAGCCGGTTGCTGCACGGTTACCGGTTGCTGGTCGGTCACGCTGAAGACCCGGCGCTCTCCGTGCCCGCCGCCGTCGCCGGTCGCTGGCACACCCAGCCGCAGACCCACAGCGGCAAAACCGCCCCGGATGCATTTACACAGGCCGAACTGGGCTGGGAACCGTGGATCCCCGCCAAACCGCTGGCGGCATTCACCGCCGACGAGCAGGCGATTCTGGCGCGTTTCGGCCATACCGATTCCGACTATTTCCGCCTGCTGGGCCGTAATCTGCCGGTGCTGGAACAACGCACCCTCACCGACAAGGGGATTTTCTATACGTCCGGCGGCCTGCCGCGCAAAGACCGGGAGCTGGCTGCCGCGGTGGTCAGCAAGGTCAACGGCTGTATTTATTGCGCCTCGGTGCATGCCCGCAAAGCCAGCCAGTTGTCGAAACAGGACGGTGCGGTACAGCGCCTGCTCGACGTGCCGCCGGGCGGCGATCTCGCTGCCGGGCAGGACGCGCGCTGGCAGACGATCATCACCTTCGCCGCCCGGCTGTCCACCACGCCGTCACAGACCAACGCGCAGGATCTGGCGCGGCTGCGCGAGCAGGGGTTGGACACGCTGGAGATTCTCGACCTGATTCAGTCCACCGCGTTCTTCGCCTGGGCTAACCGGCTGATGCTGACGCTGGGCGAACCGTTCTGGCCGCTGCGGTAA
- a CDS encoding putative FMN-dependent luciferase-like monooxygenase, translating to MTQKRLGFFTRLLDDVPAGQRYRLAAEQIIKAEQLGFDSAWVAQHHFHADEGGLPSPLVFLAQVAAQTRRIRLGTGVITLPMEQPLRVAEDTAVLDLLSNGRLEVGIGSGGTPSSFTAFGHNSEQRGEILGRYLAQVRAAWAGEPLSADGNRLYPAAPHLNRRVWQATFSVEGAIRAGQAGDGLMLSRTQPRPDGFPDATLADLQNPMIDAYLDALPPGVAPRIMGSRSVFVADDRALALQLAQTGLQRSAARLAQLGRPARNGSVEELIASFDSHVGTPEDVIASLQADGSLARTTDLAFQVHSIDPPHAHILRSLELIAARVAPALGWSPATDKHTSPAGQEVA from the coding sequence ATGACTCAAAAACGTCTGGGGTTTTTCACCCGACTGCTGGATGACGTGCCCGCCGGGCAGCGTTACCGGCTGGCCGCCGAGCAAATCATCAAAGCCGAGCAGTTGGGCTTCGACAGCGCCTGGGTGGCGCAGCATCACTTTCACGCCGACGAAGGCGGCCTGCCGTCGCCGCTGGTGTTTCTGGCGCAGGTCGCGGCGCAGACCCGCCGCATCCGGCTTGGCACCGGGGTGATCACCCTGCCGATGGAACAACCGTTGCGGGTGGCGGAAGACACCGCCGTGCTTGACCTGCTCAGCAACGGCCGGCTGGAAGTCGGCATCGGTTCCGGCGGTACGCCGTCGTCGTTTACCGCCTTCGGCCACAACAGCGAACAGCGCGGCGAGATTCTGGGCCGCTATCTGGCGCAGGTGCGCGCCGCCTGGGCGGGCGAACCGCTGAGCGCCGACGGCAACCGGCTTTACCCGGCCGCACCGCACCTCAACCGCCGCGTGTGGCAGGCCACTTTTTCGGTGGAAGGCGCCATCCGCGCCGGTCAGGCGGGCGACGGGCTGATGCTGTCCCGCACCCAGCCGCGCCCGGACGGCTTCCCTGACGCCACGCTGGCCGACCTGCAAAATCCGATGATCGACGCCTATCTGGACGCGCTGCCGCCCGGCGTCGCGCCGCGCATCATGGGCTCGCGCAGCGTGTTTGTGGCCGACGATCGGGCGCTGGCGCTGCAACTGGCGCAAACCGGGCTGCAACGCTCCGCCGCCCGGCTGGCCCAGTTGGGCCGCCCGGCCCGCAACGGCTCGGTGGAAGAGCTGATCGCCTCGTTTGACAGCCATGTCGGCACGCCGGAAGACGTCATCGCCTCGCTGCAGGCCGACGGCTCACTGGCGCGCACCACCGACCTGGCGTTTCAGGTGCACTCCATCGACCCGCCGCACGCCCATATTCTGCGCTCGCTGGAACTGATCGCCGCCCGGGTAGCGCCCGCGCTGGGCTGGTCGCCCGCTACAGATAAACACACCAGCCCGGCCGGGCAGGAGGTCGCATGA
- the glk gene encoding glucokinase gives MHQYALVGDVGGTNARLALCELANGHLSHSKQYAVQQHDSLEAAIRLFLAEHADLTIKEACIAIACPVTDDWVEMTNHHWAFSIDAMRQNLGFERLDVINDFTAVSMAIPVLTPEDVIQLGGADAVAGKPVAVYGAGTGLGVAHLLPVNGTWLSLPGEGGHVDFAPNSEEEDILLQVLRQELGHVSAERVLSGPGLVNIYRAIVKADDRVPEALTPQVVSERALAHSDVDCLRALSLFCVLMGRFGGNLALTLGTFGGVYIAGGIVPRFLEFFRNSGFRSAFEDKGRFRDYLADIPVFMITHPQPGLLGAGAYLRQALGQTL, from the coding sequence ATGCATCAGTATGCGCTGGTAGGTGATGTCGGTGGCACCAACGCACGTCTTGCCCTTTGCGAACTGGCGAATGGGCATCTGTCACACAGTAAACAGTACGCGGTTCAGCAGCATGACAGCCTGGAAGCGGCGATTCGTCTGTTTCTGGCGGAACACGCGGATCTCACCATCAAGGAAGCCTGTATTGCCATTGCCTGCCCGGTGACCGACGACTGGGTGGAGATGACCAATCATCACTGGGCGTTCTCCATTGACGCCATGCGGCAGAACCTGGGGTTTGAGCGTCTGGACGTGATCAACGATTTTACCGCCGTCAGCATGGCGATTCCGGTGCTGACGCCGGAGGATGTGATTCAACTGGGCGGCGCCGACGCGGTCGCCGGTAAGCCGGTGGCGGTGTACGGCGCCGGAACCGGGCTCGGCGTGGCGCACCTGCTGCCGGTGAACGGCACGTGGTTAAGCCTGCCGGGTGAGGGCGGTCACGTGGATTTTGCGCCCAACAGCGAAGAAGAGGACATCCTGCTACAGGTATTGCGTCAGGAGCTGGGACACGTCTCCGCCGAGCGCGTGCTGTCCGGGCCGGGGCTGGTGAATATTTACCGGGCGATAGTCAAAGCGGACGACCGGGTGCCGGAAGCGCTGACCCCGCAGGTGGTGTCTGAACGGGCGCTGGCGCACAGCGATGTTGACTGTCTGCGCGCGCTGTCGTTGTTTTGCGTGCTGATGGGGCGCTTTGGCGGCAATCTGGCGCTGACGCTCGGCACCTTCGGCGGCGTCTACATCGCCGGCGGCATCGTGCCGCGTTTTCTGGAATTCTTCCGCAACTCCGGTTTTCGCAGCGCTTTTGAAGACAAAGGCCGTTTCCGCGATTACCTCGCCGATATTCCGGTGTTCATGATCACCCACCCGCAGCCGGGGCTGCTGGGCGCCGGCGCGTACCTGCGTCAGGCGCTGGGTCAGACCCTGTAA
- a CDS encoding LysR family transcriptional regulator yields the protein MNISNISLRQLRIFLAVAEHHGFSRAGNMISLTQSAMSHSIGDLESELGIRLFERTTREVLLTQEGAELSEALRRVLGELETTLCTAQSRAERRRGLVHVATSPTISAGIMPDCIAQIVENYPQINLIIHDQVQQQAMQMVLNGEVDFGVIIEPSVPSDLYTETFMEEPFCLVLPEHHQIARLKKVTWRDLQNQELVLLDYASGSRPLIDNALIRHGVTPHVIQELGHVTTIFRILQSGIGVSVIPQLALSSLECSGLAVRQLWPIENRRLQLVRRRNRSLSTAATAVWTLIQSLCQV from the coding sequence ATGAATATTTCAAATATATCGTTAAGACAGTTACGCATTTTTTTAGCCGTTGCAGAGCATCATGGCTTTAGCCGTGCTGGCAACATGATTTCCCTGACTCAGTCTGCTATGAGTCACAGTATCGGTGATCTGGAAAGCGAGTTGGGGATCCGGTTATTTGAGCGCACGACCCGGGAGGTGTTGTTAACGCAAGAGGGGGCTGAGTTGTCAGAAGCACTCCGTCGTGTGCTGGGTGAACTGGAAACGACACTCTGTACTGCTCAAAGCCGGGCGGAGCGACGACGTGGGTTGGTTCACGTAGCGACCAGTCCGACGATTTCGGCGGGAATCATGCCGGATTGCATTGCGCAGATTGTTGAAAATTACCCACAGATCAATCTGATAATCCATGATCAGGTACAACAGCAGGCTATGCAGATGGTATTGAATGGTGAGGTTGATTTTGGTGTGATTATCGAACCTTCCGTACCGTCTGACCTGTACACGGAAACGTTCATGGAGGAACCATTTTGTCTGGTATTGCCTGAGCACCACCAGATTGCACGTCTGAAAAAGGTGACGTGGCGTGACCTGCAGAATCAAGAGCTGGTGTTACTTGACTATGCCTCAGGCAGTCGCCCCTTAATCGATAATGCATTGATTCGTCATGGTGTTACTCCACATGTCATTCAGGAACTTGGGCATGTAACCACAATATTTCGCATTTTACAGTCGGGTATCGGGGTGTCGGTCATCCCGCAGCTGGCGTTATCTTCCCTTGAATGCTCTGGTCTGGCCGTACGTCAGTTATGGCCAATAGAGAACCGACGATTGCAATTGGTACGCCGTCGTAACCGTTCGCTCTCCACCGCGGCAACCGCAGTGTGGACGTTAATTCAGTCGTTGTGTCAGGTCTAA
- a CDS encoding DUF3861 domain-containing protein has product MVDNINHVATPGRHSSCHSIAPLNRKDKTMPYHYRITLENLTDNRDETPQNRALTFDVINHDDILEIIEKVRSKGILPDSEVAAFCTGLKLFSEVMMTHRKEALFQELAPAFRDFMLRLKRGETA; this is encoded by the coding sequence ATGGTTGACAATATCAACCATGTGGCGACGCCCGGTCGCCACTCATCGTGCCATTCAATCGCACCACTCAACCGCAAGGATAAAACTATGCCTTATCACTATCGTATCACGCTGGAAAATCTCACCGATAATCGCGACGAAACGCCGCAAAATCGCGCACTGACGTTTGACGTCATCAATCATGACGATATTCTGGAAATCATTGAGAAAGTTCGGTCAAAGGGGATTTTGCCGGACTCGGAAGTCGCCGCGTTCTGCACCGGATTGAAGCTGTTTAGCGAGGTCATGATGACTCATCGCAAAGAGGCTTTGTTCCAGGAATTGGCTCCCGCATTTCGGGACTTTATGCTGCGGCTGAAACGGGGGGAGACGGCCTGA
- a CDS encoding GNAT family N-acetyltransferase has product MSAQWEKKDYQVSTDPQRLELDIIHGYLTTSSWAEGIDRETVALSVANSLCFGLYHQARQIGFARMVTDFATFGYLCDVFVLPAHQGAGLGRFLVECTVNHPRLQRLRRQLLLTSTAPWLYQKVGYEPVNRQDYAWTFVRKDIYSNDVYNKNVYNTGTMS; this is encoded by the coding sequence GTGTCAGCACAATGGGAGAAAAAAGACTACCAGGTATCGACGGATCCGCAGCGGCTCGAACTGGACATCATTCATGGCTACCTCACCACCTCCAGTTGGGCGGAGGGTATCGACCGGGAAACGGTCGCGCTGTCCGTCGCCAACAGTCTGTGTTTCGGGCTGTATCATCAGGCGCGTCAGATTGGTTTTGCCCGCATGGTGACCGATTTCGCCACCTTCGGCTATCTGTGTGATGTGTTTGTGCTGCCCGCGCATCAGGGCGCCGGGCTGGGCCGTTTTCTGGTGGAATGCACGGTAAACCACCCACGCTTACAGCGCCTGCGTCGTCAGCTGCTGCTCACCTCTACCGCGCCGTGGCTGTATCAGAAAGTAGGATACGAGCCGGTCAATCGTCAGGATTATGCCTGGACGTTTGTTCGCAAGGACATCTACAGCAATGATGTTTACAACAAAAACGTCTACAACACCGGGACGATGTCCTGA
- a CDS encoding MarR family winged helix-turn-helix transcriptional regulator — protein sequence MRDTLDTQTFELLGELIHGFKQRLQESDALTQTGLAPFQARTLALIARHPGQSQHFLAQYMGRDKAQIARLLKDLETLGLITRQPSPADRRAQVVSLTAKGEETHRRFADARTDLLQRAFADVTPEERRQFVQVLQKMKANLTTPE from the coding sequence ATGCGTGACACCCTTGATACCCAGACCTTCGAGTTACTGGGAGAACTGATCCACGGTTTTAAACAGCGTCTGCAGGAGAGCGACGCGCTGACGCAGACGGGCCTCGCCCCGTTTCAGGCGCGCACGCTGGCGCTGATCGCCCGTCATCCCGGCCAAAGCCAGCATTTTCTGGCGCAGTACATGGGGCGAGACAAGGCGCAGATTGCCCGTCTGCTGAAAGATCTGGAAACGCTGGGGCTGATCACCCGCCAGCCTTCGCCGGCCGACCGGCGGGCGCAGGTGGTATCGCTAACGGCAAAAGGCGAAGAGACGCATCGCCGTTTCGCCGATGCGCGCACCGACCTGTTGCAGCGCGCTTTTGCCGACGTCACGCCGGAAGAGCGCCGCCAGTTTGTGCAGGTATTGCAGAAAATGAAGGCCAACCTGACGACGCCGGAATAA
- the oxc gene encoding oxalyl-CoA decarboxylase, whose amino-acid sequence MSSITEIETATDAASEKTTLIDGFHLFLEALKLNDIDTLFGLPGIPITDLLRMAQAEGMRVISFRHEQHAGNAAAAAGFLTAKPGICMTVSAPGFLNGLTALANATTNCFPMILISGSSEREIVDLQQGDYEEMDQLAIAKPLCKAAFRVLRAEDIGVGIARAIRAAVSGRPGGVYLDLPARLFSQTMPLDAGRKSLIRVVDAAPRQLPAPDSVTRALELLKNARKPLILLGKGAAYARADAEIRALVEKTGIPYLPMSMAKGLLPDTHELSAAATRSYVLKEADVVLLIGARLNWLLSHGKGKTWGQENGPKKFIQIDIAPTEIDSNVAIDAPLIGDIGSCVKALLNGIGNDWAKPSNDWTGVIAERKAKNVNKMADMLAARPSPMNFHSTLSVVKEVVKDNPEAIVVSEGANTLDFGRSIVDMYLPRKRLDVGTWGIMGIGMGFAAAGAVVTGKPVIAIEGDSAFGFSGMEVETLCRYHLPVCIVVFNNNGIYKGTDTNASGGADMAPTVFVKDARYEMMMQAFGGVGVHVTTTDELHRAMNEAIASGKPTLINAVIDETVGTESGRITNLNPAKAIKK is encoded by the coding sequence ATGTCTTCTATTACCGAAATTGAAACCGCAACTGATGCGGCATCAGAAAAAACAACATTGATTGACGGCTTTCACCTTTTTCTGGAAGCGCTCAAACTGAATGATATCGATACCCTCTTCGGTTTGCCCGGCATTCCGATTACCGACCTTCTGCGTATGGCTCAGGCGGAAGGGATGCGGGTGATTTCTTTCCGTCATGAGCAGCACGCCGGTAATGCAGCGGCGGCGGCCGGTTTCCTCACCGCCAAACCCGGTATCTGTATGACGGTTTCAGCGCCCGGCTTTTTGAATGGTTTGACCGCGCTCGCCAACGCCACCACCAACTGTTTTCCTATGATCCTGATCAGTGGTTCCAGCGAACGCGAAATCGTCGATTTACAGCAAGGCGATTACGAAGAAATGGATCAACTGGCCATCGCCAAACCGCTGTGTAAGGCCGCCTTCCGCGTGTTACGGGCCGAAGATATCGGTGTCGGTATTGCCCGTGCCATCCGCGCAGCCGTATCCGGGCGCCCCGGCGGGGTCTATCTGGATCTGCCGGCCAGGCTGTTCTCGCAAACCATGCCGCTGGATGCCGGGCGTAAATCGTTAATCAGGGTCGTAGACGCCGCGCCGCGCCAGCTGCCGGCACCGGATTCGGTTACCCGGGCGCTTGAACTGCTCAAAAACGCCAGAAAGCCCCTCATTCTGCTGGGAAAAGGAGCGGCTTACGCACGTGCCGATGCCGAGATTCGCGCTTTGGTCGAAAAAACCGGTATCCCCTACTTGCCGATGTCCATGGCCAAGGGCTTGCTTCCTGACACGCATGAACTGTCGGCCGCCGCCACACGTTCCTATGTATTGAAAGAAGCGGATGTGGTGCTGCTGATCGGTGCGCGTCTGAACTGGTTGCTCTCGCACGGTAAAGGCAAGACTTGGGGGCAGGAAAACGGGCCGAAGAAATTTATCCAGATCGATATCGCGCCGACTGAAATCGACAGCAATGTCGCCATTGATGCGCCGCTTATCGGTGATATCGGCTCTTGCGTAAAAGCATTGTTGAACGGCATCGGCAACGACTGGGCCAAACCGTCGAATGACTGGACCGGCGTTATCGCCGAACGCAAAGCCAAAAACGTCAACAAGATGGCCGACATGCTGGCCGCACGCCCATCACCGATGAACTTCCATAGCACACTGAGCGTGGTGAAAGAGGTCGTGAAGGACAACCCGGAAGCCATCGTCGTCAGCGAAGGCGCCAACACGCTGGATTTTGGCCGCAGCATCGTGGACATGTACCTGCCGCGTAAACGCCTGGATGTCGGCACCTGGGGAATTATGGGCATCGGCATGGGCTTCGCCGCCGCCGGCGCGGTCGTGACGGGCAAGCCGGTCATCGCCATTGAGGGCGATTCCGCCTTCGGCTTCAGCGGCATGGAGGTTGAAACCCTCTGCCGCTATCACCTGCCCGTCTGCATTGTCGTGTTCAACAACAACGGCATTTACAAAGGGACCGACACCAATGCCTCCGGCGGCGCCGACATGGCTCCCACCGTGTTCGTCAAAGACGCACGCTACGAAATGATGATGCAGGCCTTTGGCGGCGTGGGCGTGCATGTCACCACCACTGACGAACTGCACCGCGCCATGAATGAAGCCATTGCCTCCGGCAAACCAACGCTTATCAACGCCGTGATTGACGAAACCGTCGGCACCGAAAGTGGCCGCATCACCAACCTGAACCCTGCCAAGGCGATTAAAAAATAA
- a CDS encoding OFA family MFS transporter produces the protein MSEIITMQNRTDKDILGFNRWWLFALAFLAMSVISPYEYAWSVIAPHFAKIYGWEPTKISLMFSMFVIFQAFGTLPGGIFRDKFGPKAVSVVAGIFSGIGLLVCAFGQELSYNVVLTVWCIGCFFCGFVYNAAITTCNKWFPDHRNITIGLISAAFSWGALPFIFPIRSIPESAPDSTFFNVIFIMTAVISGVIIITGLLMKDPPKGWRHSTPSSATKNKVAKRPCEKQYSMGEAMHTWQFWVLIASFVLVSASGLTFISNSIKFASAFHFSLTAGTVVTVGMAVTSGLSRVVGGWIADKIGIDKTMTIFYILCGVFSLVALFLAEAGSATGFISSCIISIFFWGALYSLFASIVGYYYGEVASGSNYGMLYASAKGLGGIYGGVLSAYLISTYGHPFTIIVSSIMALLSGLILIPLWKHPPVWKETNGVLITTH, from the coding sequence ATGAGTGAAATAATAACTATGCAAAATCGAACGGATAAGGACATACTCGGTTTTAACCGATGGTGGCTTTTTGCATTGGCTTTTTTGGCAATGTCCGTTATTAGTCCTTATGAATACGCCTGGTCGGTTATTGCCCCGCATTTTGCAAAAATTTATGGCTGGGAGCCAACCAAAATATCGCTGATGTTTAGCATGTTCGTCATTTTTCAGGCGTTCGGCACCTTGCCCGGAGGGATTTTTCGTGACAAGTTTGGCCCGAAGGCAGTTTCTGTCGTCGCCGGTATTTTTTCGGGCATCGGTCTTCTGGTTTGTGCATTTGGGCAGGAGCTATCCTATAACGTCGTGCTCACTGTCTGGTGTATTGGTTGTTTTTTCTGCGGATTCGTCTATAACGCGGCGATTACCACCTGCAACAAGTGGTTCCCTGACCACAGGAACATCACCATAGGTCTTATTTCTGCTGCTTTCTCCTGGGGAGCATTACCTTTTATTTTCCCAATTCGTAGTATTCCGGAGAGTGCCCCTGACAGTACATTCTTCAATGTTATTTTCATTATGACCGCGGTCATCTCCGGCGTCATTATTATCACGGGCCTATTAATGAAAGACCCGCCGAAAGGCTGGCGTCATTCCACGCCATCATCGGCAACAAAGAATAAAGTGGCAAAACGGCCTTGTGAGAAGCAATACAGTATGGGAGAAGCAATGCATACCTGGCAGTTCTGGGTGTTAATTGCCTCTTTCGTTTTGGTATCCGCGTCTGGTTTAACCTTTATTTCAAATAGCATCAAGTTTGCGTCAGCGTTCCACTTTAGCCTGACAGCAGGCACCGTTGTCACCGTCGGGATGGCAGTCACCAGTGGTCTTAGCCGGGTTGTGGGCGGTTGGATTGCAGATAAGATTGGCATCGATAAAACCATGACCATCTTTTATATCCTGTGCGGTGTGTTTTCCCTTGTCGCGCTGTTTCTTGCTGAAGCGGGTAGCGCAACAGGGTTCATCAGCAGCTGTATTATATCGATCTTCTTCTGGGGGGCGTTATATTCACTGTTTGCGTCAATCGTTGGTTATTACTACGGCGAAGTCGCTTCCGGTTCCAACTACGGCATGCTTTATGCCTCAGCCAAGGGATTAGGCGGAATTTATGGTGGCGTGCTGTCCGCCTATTTAATTTCCACCTATGGCCACCCCTTCACCATTATTGTTTCTTCCATCATGGCGCTACTTTCCGGGCTCATTCTGATTCCACTTTGGAAACATCCGCCGGTCTGGAAAGAAACCAATGGCGTGCTAATAACAACACACTAA
- a CDS encoding dipeptide ABC transporter ATP-binding protein encodes MSLPLSLQSSTTTPVLELEDVAIAYRDDDGERTVVEGVSFAIQPGEVVALVGESGSGKTTTAQAVIGLLADNGRLTRGAIRLNGADISRWSQPRLDSIRGRVVSLVPQDPGSSLNPVKTIGEQVDEILRLHQKSDRHSLRRQTLALLTRVGLTEPELRAGQYPHELSGGMKQRVLIAIAIALKPALIIADEPTSALDVTVQKRILDLLDELRRENGTAILFVTHDLAVAAERADRLLVFQKGYIQKQGPTQQVLSAPQSQYARTLLANIPSLAPARRPSRAAAQPAASGQPIPCELIVQVEQLVQEFPPAGNRKQPFRAVDAVSFSVAPGTTHAIVGESGSGKTTTARMILGFQRPTAGRILIDGTDITRLRGEALRQFRQTIQLVYQNPFSSLDPSQRLFDIVEEPLRNFNRYARAERANRVHEIFERVALPASLLQRRPAELSGGQRQRVAIARALVLAPKVLVLDEAVSALDVTVQAQILRLLEELQASLGLTYLFISHDLAVVRQIADTVSVLYHGKQVESGPVEQIFAQPAERYTRELIDAIPGQRHVS; translated from the coding sequence ATGAGCCTGCCGCTAAGCTTGCAAAGCAGCACGACAACACCGGTGCTGGAACTGGAAGACGTCGCCATCGCCTACCGCGACGACGACGGCGAACGCACGGTGGTGGAAGGCGTGTCCTTCGCCATCCAACCCGGCGAAGTGGTGGCGCTGGTGGGCGAATCCGGTTCCGGCAAAACCACTACCGCACAGGCGGTGATCGGCCTGCTGGCGGACAACGGCCGCCTGACGCGCGGGGCGATCCGCCTTAACGGTGCCGATATCAGCCGCTGGTCGCAACCGCGGCTGGATAGTATTCGCGGTCGCGTGGTGAGCCTGGTGCCGCAGGATCCCGGCAGTTCGCTCAACCCGGTGAAAACCATCGGCGAGCAGGTGGATGAAATTCTGCGGCTGCACCAGAAAAGCGACCGCCACAGCCTGCGCCGGCAAACGCTGGCGCTGCTGACGCGCGTCGGGCTGACCGAGCCGGAGCTGCGCGCCGGCCAGTACCCGCACGAGCTCTCCGGCGGCATGAAACAGCGGGTGTTGATCGCCATCGCCATCGCACTGAAACCGGCGCTGATCATCGCCGATGAACCGACCAGCGCGCTGGACGTCACGGTGCAAAAACGCATTCTCGACCTGCTGGACGAACTGCGCCGGGAAAACGGCACCGCCATTCTGTTCGTCACCCACGATCTGGCGGTCGCCGCCGAGCGCGCCGACCGCCTGCTGGTATTCCAGAAAGGCTATATTCAGAAGCAGGGGCCGACCCAACAGGTGCTGAGCGCGCCGCAAAGCCAGTACGCCCGCACCCTGCTGGCGAACATCCCGTCGCTGGCCCCGGCCCGCCGTCCGTCACGCGCCGCCGCTCAACCTGCCGCGTCCGGTCAACCCATTCCCTGTGAACTAATTGTGCAGGTGGAACAGCTGGTGCAGGAATTCCCGCCGGCGGGCAACCGCAAACAGCCGTTCCGGGCGGTGGATGCGGTGTCGTTCAGCGTGGCGCCCGGCACCACCCACGCCATTGTCGGCGAGTCCGGTTCCGGCAAGACCACCACCGCGCGCATGATTCTTGGTTTCCAGCGCCCGACCGCCGGCCGCATCCTGATCGACGGCACCGACATTACCCGGCTGCGCGGCGAAGCGCTGCGCCAGTTCCGCCAGACCATCCAGCTGGTTTATCAAAATCCGTTCAGCTCGCTCGACCCGTCGCAGCGGTTGTTCGACATCGTGGAAGAGCCGCTGCGCAATTTTAACCGCTACGCCCGGGCAGAGCGGGCCAACCGGGTACACGAGATATTCGAGCGGGTGGCGCTGCCCGCGTCGCTGCTGCAACGCCGACCGGCGGAACTGTCCGGCGGCCAACGCCAGCGGGTTGCCATCGCCCGCGCGCTGGTGCTGGCGCCGAAAGTGCTGGTGCTGGACGAAGCCGTCTCGGCGCTGGATGTCACGGTACAAGCCCAGATCCTGCGTTTGCTGGAGGAACTGCAAGCGTCGCTGGGGCTGACCTATCTGTTTATTTCCCACGATCTCGCCGTGGTGCGGCAGATAGCCGATACCGTTTCCGTGCTGTATCACGGCAAACAGGTGGAATCCGGGCCGGTCGAGCAAATTTTCGCCCAGCCGGCCGAGCGCTATACCCGGGAACTGATCGACGCGATTCCCGGCCAGCGCCACGTCTCTTAA